A section of the Bacillus sp. HSf4 genome encodes:
- the ezrA gene encoding septation ring formation regulator EzrA: MEFVIGLLALFLILFATGYLFRRNIYKEIDRLEAWKIEILNRSIVEEMSKIKHLKMTGQTEEFFERWRNEWDEIVTAHMPKVEELLFEAEDCADKYRFQKSKQVLAHIENLLSAAESNIEEILKEIANLVSSEEQNRKEIEEIKEQYTKIRKNLLAYSHLYGDLYPKIEADLDSVWEGIKQFEAETDGGNYIEARKVLLAQDRLLEELQSHIDDVPKLLAGCKQTVPNELVKLKAGYQEMIDKGYKLDHIQIEKELENLEKELKRAEDALLSELNLEEAAATMQMIEETIQTLYTQLEQEVEAGRVILAKMPELAAALEKLETNKQDTKAETDLVKESYRLSTGELEKQQSYEKRLELIEKQFEQVKERLDQKHVAYSLLKEELLDIEKQLEAAQKEYDEYRDMLQLLRKEELQARELLQQLKQTITHTARRLEKSNVPGIPASITERIEQSRSAVQKVNEQLQMLPLNMEAVNERLQGAESLVTEVKQETDDLVDKVRMIERIIQYGNRFRSQNHALSEQLKEAENRFYSYEYDEAYELAARVVEKASPGAVGRLEAEARDTE; the protein is encoded by the coding sequence ATGGAGTTTGTCATCGGCTTATTGGCGTTATTTTTAATCTTATTCGCTACAGGCTACTTATTCAGGAGAAATATATATAAAGAAATTGACCGTTTGGAAGCGTGGAAAATTGAAATACTGAACCGTTCAATTGTGGAAGAAATGTCAAAAATCAAGCATTTAAAGATGACGGGTCAGACGGAAGAGTTCTTTGAGAGATGGCGCAATGAATGGGATGAAATCGTGACTGCGCACATGCCCAAAGTTGAAGAGCTGCTGTTTGAGGCGGAGGATTGCGCCGACAAGTACCGCTTTCAAAAATCAAAGCAGGTGCTCGCCCACATCGAGAACCTGTTGTCGGCGGCTGAATCCAATATTGAAGAGATTTTAAAGGAAATCGCCAATCTCGTCTCAAGCGAAGAACAAAACCGCAAGGAAATTGAAGAAATTAAAGAGCAGTATACAAAAATACGCAAAAATCTGTTGGCTTACAGCCATCTATACGGAGATCTCTATCCGAAAATAGAGGCGGATCTTGATTCGGTGTGGGAAGGAATTAAACAGTTCGAAGCCGAAACAGACGGCGGGAACTACATAGAAGCAAGAAAAGTGTTGCTTGCGCAGGACCGCTTGCTTGAAGAGCTTCAATCACATATAGACGACGTGCCGAAGCTGCTTGCCGGCTGCAAACAGACGGTGCCGAACGAGCTGGTGAAGCTGAAAGCCGGCTATCAGGAAATGATCGATAAAGGCTACAAGCTCGATCATATTCAAATTGAAAAGGAACTGGAAAACCTTGAAAAAGAACTGAAACGCGCGGAAGATGCGCTTTTGAGCGAGCTGAATTTGGAAGAAGCCGCTGCGACGATGCAGATGATTGAAGAAACGATTCAGACGTTGTACACCCAGCTTGAACAAGAGGTCGAAGCCGGCAGGGTGATCCTCGCTAAAATGCCTGAGCTGGCCGCCGCATTGGAAAAGCTTGAAACCAACAAGCAGGATACAAAAGCAGAGACCGATCTTGTGAAGGAAAGCTATCGGCTTTCAACGGGTGAACTGGAGAAGCAGCAGTCGTATGAAAAGCGTCTTGAACTGATAGAAAAACAATTTGAACAGGTAAAAGAGAGGCTTGATCAGAAGCATGTCGCATACTCCCTCCTGAAGGAAGAGCTTCTGGACATCGAAAAGCAGCTGGAAGCGGCTCAAAAGGAGTATGATGAGTACAGAGACATGCTGCAATTGCTGAGAAAAGAAGAACTCCAGGCGAGAGAGCTCCTTCAGCAGTTGAAGCAGACGATTACACATACCGCAAGGCGCTTGGAAAAAAGCAATGTACCGGGCATTCCGGCATCTATAACAGAAAGAATAGAGCAGTCCCGCTCCGCCGTACAAAAAGTGAATGAGCAGCTGCAAATGCTGCCGCTCAACATGGAGGCGGTCAACGAGCGTTTACAGGGCGCTGAGAGCCTTGTCACAGAAGTGAAACAAGAAACAGATGATTTAGTCGATAAAGTAAGGATGATCGAGCGCATCATTCAGTACGGCAACCGCTTCAGAAGTCAGAACCATGCGCTTTCTGAGCAGTTGAAGGAAGCGGAGAACCGCTTCTACTCCTATGAGTATGATGAAGCTTACGAGTTAGCCGCAAGAGTGGTGGAAAAAGCGTCTCCCGGAGCGGTAGGCCGTTTGGAAGCAGAGGCGCGCGACACTGAATAA
- the hisJ gene encoding histidinol-phosphatase HisJ: MLKRDGHVHSPFCPHGSNDQFRYYIEELCKKGFDSVSFTEHAPLPPSFIDPTPKQDSAIPMSALEDYLGILKRLKEEYTGQIDILIGLEVDYIRAFEHEIKTFLDTYGSFLDDSILSVHFLPADSSHICLDYDEDAFQNLIDCHGSIEQVYLTYFQEIFSSIVSPLGTYKPKRIGHITLVKKFVQLYPYSMSEPVRRLASSCLDEAAKRGLELDFNTAGLRKPYAGDIYLEEWMIEEAAKKNIPLVYGSDAHQAKDAGFGYEHFERRFG; encoded by the coding sequence ATGCTGAAACGAGACGGTCATGTTCATTCTCCTTTTTGTCCGCACGGATCAAACGATCAATTCAGATATTATATAGAAGAATTATGCAAAAAAGGCTTCGATTCCGTTTCCTTTACGGAGCATGCTCCGCTTCCGCCCTCTTTCATCGATCCGACCCCCAAACAAGACAGCGCCATACCGATGTCCGCCCTTGAGGATTACCTTGGAATCCTCAAGCGCTTGAAGGAAGAGTATACAGGACAGATCGATATTTTGATCGGCCTGGAAGTTGACTATATCCGCGCCTTTGAGCATGAAATCAAAACGTTTCTTGATACGTACGGGTCTTTCCTTGACGACAGCATCCTTTCGGTTCATTTTTTGCCGGCGGACTCCTCACACATCTGCCTTGATTATGATGAAGATGCATTCCAAAACCTGATTGACTGTCATGGGAGCATCGAGCAGGTGTACCTAACCTATTTTCAGGAAATCTTTTCTTCCATTGTATCACCGCTCGGCACCTATAAGCCAAAACGAATCGGCCATATAACGCTGGTGAAAAAATTTGTTCAGCTCTACCCTTATTCCATGTCTGAACCTGTCCGGAGGCTGGCTTCCTCCTGTTTGGACGAAGCCGCAAAACGCGGCCTTGAGCTCGATTTTAATACAGCGGGTCTGCGCAAGCCTTATGCCGGTGACATTTATTTGGAAGAGTGGATGATCGAGGAAGCGGCGAAAAAAAACATCCCGCTTGTTTATGGGTCTGATGCCCATCAAGCTAAGGATGCCGGGTTTGGTT